The Vespa velutina chromosome 2, iVesVel2.1, whole genome shotgun sequence sequence TGCTTGTACCGCAAGGTAGACGATCGTGTGTCCTTGCTATCATCATTACAGAGCGAAGATTTCATTTCTACCGTTACTTAATATATAACTCTTATTCGAGAACCGGACGTATTACCACTAGGATtgaattttacgatataaagTTGATTCAAAAATCAACATACTTCGACTTTTTCGTTTCCCTCTACGTAGTGAACTTTCTTGCAAATATTCGATCATCGTTCATCTAActgtttttataaatcaaaaattctAGATATTTACGCAAACTTTTCTATTGGTTATTCAATTTTGACATGATACTATTGACAAAGTTTATCTATAGactttgtttttatatctctGAGTCATTGTGCAAAAAGCCAATGAACATGAACCGTAGTGCTGCTGTGCACACGTAAGAATGACTAGCGCATGATCGCGCGAAAACTCGTCGCGTGAGCTTGTAAAAGATAAGCCGCGACCGCAACAGGTTTGGGTTCAGAAAACTTGCCCCTTGATTAACGCGCCCACGCATTGCATGCTTATTCTAAGAGAGAAGGGGGACTTTGTATAAGATCTATTACTATGTCGTACTATCTTCGCGTGaatgtctttcctttttctagaTTTTTATGAGCGTAAACGTTAATGcatcaaagatttattttatcgattggaTTCGTTACAACTTGACTCCTAATTAAATATCGTAAACTTGGAGGCCTTGATGATCCTATTTTATAGGACACAGGAGGTATGTgtagttatatgtatatatacaactaATGATCGTGTTAAAGACCATTCGTATTACGTTGGTGATGATTCGATAAGCTTGCTTCGTTATTCCTACAATTATAATTGGCAAAATGACGATTAGTTTCGATTTCCTtgataattctctctctcacacacacacatttatgtttatacatCCTTTTAGATCCTCTCATATCATACCAGcgaactttttccttttcaataaGGTTTAaccatttattatttcaaataaaatctatCACGCGTGCATTACTTGATCGAATAATAAGTTTAATCTGGATAAAATACCGGATATGCCTTTACGACGAaaactcttcttttctcattgCGTGCAAGAGATAGTAGTTTGCAATACGCAACAGGTACGCTTTCGGAGAACTTGCTAGCTCGATTTAATGCGCATGTGCGTGCAACGAATTCTGGGACAAATGTAGTACATATTACACATCGACCCATAGGATGCCATgcaatctatataatattttcatcgagCGATCTGGTCTTCATTTATGTTATACCGATCGTTGcctaatatttttctcctgttaaaaaaatatccataaatgaaattacattatattatatatactatattttgtacgattgtttttaattgctctgaaatgatttattatatcatgtatgtacatttggAAAGCCTATTTCGTGTGTCCTAATAGAAAATCTTGAATTGCAGTTTAATCATTTATGAAGGAAATTATTCGACAGTGAAGGTTCATTGCACATAAAAAATTTGCATTGATGATAGCAACAGGTTTGACTCCGGAAGATTTACCCTTCTCTAATGTCATTTTATACTATCTATAGCTAAGCGTGTAGGTATACTTACACATATACCGTGTagtgcatatataaaatttgcctatatatatacacattatatataatatatatatatatcatattttgtatacatattatatgtatacatatatatttggtaAGAAAGCGAAGTGATCtagaattaaatatacaaatgaaatatttatcgcttttaacatatatattatttcgaaatgttTGATTTATTACTCTACATGCAAAtttgttttcatatataactatatatatatatatatatgtatacatacataaaagaaTTTTGGTCTGTTCGCTTCAATAAAGTTATTGCAATGCTTTTATCGTGTTAaatctgattttttttcttcataagcTGGACGGGGTATAAAACTAGGACATCCCATATATAATAGTTGTCCGGAGAGAGATGGCTCGGTAGTGAAAATAGCACATATTGCCTTTTAAACTGTCGACTTTTCCAGTGAGTGagatgtgtgtatgtatgtacaataaaCGATTGTAGAATAGTGTCGAATGTACCCAGCACCGTAAAGCTTTGCAAGATGCGCGCCTCGatacaatgatatatttaaaaaataaagataaagtagGTCAAATTTCGTATCTTCAAGAGGAACTAGGACAGCTGATGTAGGTAGTATATCTCGGTAATATGTAttgcgataaaaaaataaggttAAGATGGTTTAACCGAGAGATTTGATATAGATAAAGTGTTAAGAgattcttttgtttctatgaaaattattatggaaattattatatttccattttcttctttacgtcCAAATAcgatcattcattctttcaaaCGTTTAacattgagaaatatttttttatgtagatatgtaaatTGCctatgctttttctttttgttgaaaatgtttaaaaaatatataaattatttgttatttagaTTATATTCATTCGATTATAATTGGAATACGATTAAAATCGTATCTGCGACCAATAATATTCTTCATCAAAATTTTAAGTCGATTGAatcaatcatattttttcGTCGTAACGGCGCAGAATCGCGATCGACATAATGGAACGCCTATCGGCGATGGTAGGTCATAATTAAGTGCTCGGTAAATATCACGAAATAGCTATTCGTTTCGAGCAAAGCTGACACGGTAAATACTATAAATAGTTTGAAATATCCATCCTCGGCCTTTACGGTTCATCATaggaaagaatatttaaaaagtagtTAAAACTATGATACAAAATCATAGCATTAGGTACACATTTGCTTCTTCatctatataatacaaattaactacacttttgtatatataatacaaattaactacattttgtaattttaacatagaaattataataagtatTGGCATTAAATAGCTATGATAATCTACAAATATGCAAATATGCAAATGATAGCCATTTAATAACTCATTAATTTTCAgcataatttaataatcaaagaaaaagaatagtacTTTGAGCAAATCTTTACTCGCATTTTtgaattgttttaataaagtCTTTTTTGTAACAAAGAAATGCACAGTCAACAAAAGGGATGGTCATGGGGATACTCCTGGGCGGAATCACGCTCGGTTGTAATTGCTCGACGTTATGCCGCAATATAGTAATAACACACACTCGTATGCAACAATGCACGAATATAAATACTTcagtacacatatatatatatttgcgcggatacaaaaaagaatgagtgagagaggggggagagggggaggggagagagagagagagagagagagagagaaatatgcaTTCGTCATGCGGCATGtacctttctttattttgcttagtcattatcaagaaaaagaaaaatactttcaCCGTCTACTTACCACGAAAAGCgtgcttctattttcttcacAATGAATTTTGCAAATTTCAAAGTAACTacttattgttatcgttttttttttttaaattattacttttactgTAAACTTttgaatgtatatacatgtatagtatgtgtatatatatgtatgtatgtatcattgTTTGTGTCTAATTACTATATGTAAACTGCAACacagtaatatttttatttataatattttatcatttttaattctttctattAAGTTATCCTATTTTGTATAAACATAACATAAATGTGTATGATTGCATCTCATCATTAGtctatattaaatgaaaaatgcaaTTGCTTGATATTTTTggtatactttattttataatttgtgTACGtgatattctttataaatgatgtaatgtttgtttttttgcgataaaaaaaaatacattttgaaTATCAATTCCGAAATttcttaacaataattatgtttcaataaagaaaatttatctattCACAATTTTGTAATACAGTTGGATTTTCGAAGGTAAAGAATTAAACTTAGCTAgtgtaaatttcaaaaaatagcATCGTTCAGTCACCGGGAAAATTGAATTTCACGGTTGCAACGAATCTGGGAAATAAGGATAGAttagagaatttattttacacatgaaagaatatttaaactaAAATAtgacttaatatttttttactttcatattcaaattcacaattttttggagagaaataaatttcttttgacataatattaaattgtatctacgattaaattatatacttagAGTTTGTtctctgtttttatttcagaTATACCAGACATTCCTGAAAACATTAAGAACTTACAAGCATTACAAATTGCAGATTTTAGTAGTAACCCTATTCCTAGGTGAGGGAATCATGTgttattatacgtattaatttatttttgttaataaatttcttgtcACAGAtttcaaatgtattattttaaatatgtttttgtatatttcaGACTTCCCGCAGGGTTTGTAGAGCTAAGAAATTTAACTATTCTTGGCCTGAATGATATGTCCCTTGCAAAATTGCCACCTGATTTTGGAAGGTAAgttcaaaacattttttatataattcacaTGTATtcatatttctaaattttatttggTCAATTCTATTTAGCTTGGAAGCATTACAATCATTGGAGTTACGTGAAAATTTACTCAAGGTTTTGCCTGAATCTCTTTCGAAACTGAGTAAACTTGAACGACTAGACCTTGGTGATAATGAACTTGAAGAATTAGTAAGTTTATGTAATCCATTGTTTAATTTAAGTAATTTCTTGatcacaaaaataattataaaaatactatatttcctctttattctttGTGTATATAATTGTCAGTGACAGTtagatgaatataatttaaaaatttctcaaaTCTTTCATTAGACTGATAAAATAAACTTCTTATGAATGTTATAGCCAGCCCACATAGGAAAATTACCAGCATTACAAGAACTATGGTTGGATCACAACCAATTACAGCACTTACCTCCTGAAATTGGTGAATTAAAAACATTGGCGTGTTTAGATGTTTCTGAAAATCGTTTAGAAGATCTTCCTGAAGAAATAAGTGGTTTAGAATCTTTAACAGATTTACATTTATCACAAAATGTTATTGAAAAGTTACCAGATGGAATTGGTGATCTAAAAAAGTTAACTATTCTGAAAGTTGATCAGAATAGGCTATCTACGCTTAATCCAAATATAGGAAGGTAAAGTTGATTACATTATTtctatcaaattatttaagagctagaattttatatatgtcaaaagaaaattatttgtttcagATGCGAGAATTTGCAAGAATTAATTCTgacagaaaattttcttttagaattaCCTGCATCTGTAGGAAATCTTCTCAATTTAAATAATCTGAATGTGGATAGAAACAGTCTACAAACTTTGCCCACAGAAATTGGTAAGACCACaacactttcttttcttcatttttgtcatattctcatttatattattaaattattgtttattatatattgaaatttgttCTTATTGCAGgaaatttaaaacaattagGTGTGCTTTCTttaagaaataacaaattgaAGTTCCTTCCAATAGAAGTCGGCCAGTGTTTATCTCTACATGTTCTGGATGTATCTGGAAACAGGTGCAATTATCTTTATACTTTatcatatatcttatatttattaacatatatcattcttgtaacattaaatatgtcttattttacatatatataggttaCAATACTTGCCATATTCTTTAATAACTCTCAACCTAAAAGCAGTCTGGTTGAGTGAAAATCAAGCACAACCTATGTTGACCTTCCAAAATGATGTTGATGAAGAAACTGGAGAAAAAGTACTTACATGTTTTCTTCTGCCCCAATTGGAGTATCATCCTGATGGTTCGTATTTTTTTGcgtttatattcttattaacatatttatgaACTAATATAAAACTGTGAATATAGATTCTGGAAGATTAGGTACGTTGGTTGGAATAAGAACTACTGTTCAAGGAGACATACCTGAGCTTAGTGATGATGAAGGATGGCAGGAACGGGAAGCATCTAGAACACATTCGGTAAAATTCACAGATGAACCACCTGAAGCAGATAAGGAGGTGAGCAGTTCGCAACTGGCAaggtttccttcttttttcactcGTCTTTTTCTATACTTACTTAGACAACTTACTTGCATGAAACGAGCTAACTCTTATACatcgttaaattaataatcaaaatatttttattaatacaacaatagatttatttaatgatatttctctactatgttaatatttttaaaatatcgcTACCAATATATTGcaatttaaagatatttgtGAACTATatggatataataatttttattatatattatttaatagattaacaaattttttcatttatgattACTTATGATgcgataaatatattgttttaatatattatagaaacttATACGTAATGTAACATAATATTTGTGTAATAAAATCAGATATGTGAAAacaattagattaaaaatctaatttcttttttatatttaccaatttcacttttatataaatattacacatctatttatgtattaaatattatcttagatataatattttaatgtaataatatcattcatcatactaatatttttatttcagacACCATTTGTTCGACAAAATACACCACATCCGAAAGAACTAAAAGCAAAGGCTCATAAATTGTTTagtaaaggaagaaatgaCAGTAGATCTGGTTCTACTGATGAACAGGTAATTGTTTAaccttttgaaatttattaaagaaaggatagatttatttctacaatttattcttttcaatgaaacttattattcatttttaggATGTTTCCCAAACATTTGGTTTAGATAAAACTGAATCAGAAACATCAATCAAACCCAATGAAGaagtacaaaatataatagaacaaGATCAATTTTCAGAGCATGAAGTTTCTAGAGGCGAACAAAAAGAATTGGAAACATTACCTGATAGTACAGATACTCAAACTAACAATGAAACTGCTGCCTTTTCTTCACAGGGTGCTACAGAACCAACTGTTGTAAGAAAATCAATATGtgatatagttttatttataataatacaatttacattaaaatcattaaaaatgttgataaagaaataaaaacatagaATATTTGTTTACAGAATACAGGTTCTGATGGAACTATATCAGATTTAAAAGGTAAGGATGATGATGAATCTGAAACTGAAGATATGCAAAGGCATGTCGAGTTTTCTGTTATAGAAGACACAGATTATGAAGGATCTGGTGAAACAAGTAAACCAAATAGACTTCATCGTCGGGACACACCacatcatttaaaaaataaacgtattCATACAGCaattgacaaagaaaaagtagcTTCACTTATTGCACAGgtaactttctcttttttttttctttttgatttataacaaaacaagtttattataattagacaATATAGACATGAATTTTCCTGCgactctgtgtgtgtgtgcgtgtgtgcgtgtgcgcgtgtgtgtgtgcgtgcgtgcgtgcgtgcgcacaacaataaatgttattttatatttctttaggcattaatgaaaaaatctgATGAGACTCCTACAACTATTGTTCCTGAACAAGCAGAATCTTCAGAAAATATAGATGTACATAGCCAaggtaatacatatataataagatatatattatatataatgataatatatttttacataaaaataaatcgttaaatataaaGGTTTAATAGATTCATATAAGATCTATAAAATTGCTTAAAGAATCTAGGGAGAAAGTAGAAGATAAGAGATGGTTTCTATAGTGATTATCTTATCTATTAGTCATGTATCAGTATATTGTAAGATGGTGAATGTGTAAAGAGTGtgttaaaaagtattatatactaaatatttttgataaactagttaaaattaaattaaaaaaaaaaaaaaaaagaaattcgtaagaaattactttttattgaatttaatcaTATCATGCctaaaaaatatcgatgttttgttagaaataaaaagaagttaggtaatataattcataaaacaaaagataacaaacatttgttataataaattacaaataacaCTATATAATGTACTTGTTAGGTGCAACATCGGATGTAGAACCAACGTTAGAAGTAAGGGAAGAACAATATGAGATTCATATTGAACGAACGACAGGTGGACTTGGTTTGTCTATAGCAGGAGGCATTGGATCAACCCCATTTAAGGGTGACGATGAAGGCATTTTCATATCCAGAGTTACAGAAGGtagaaaatatgttttataaatccagtatttaaaaattatgtaattaaataaatgtatctgATAACAACATTTAAAGCATAATGTTCTTTAGGTGGACCTGCTGATTTAGCTGGTCTAAGAGTAGGGGATAAAGTAATATCTGTTAATGGAGTTTCAGTAGTAAATGTAGATCATTATGATGCTGTTGAAGTTCTCAAAGCGTGTGGACGTGTATTGATACTAGTTGTATTAAGAGAAGTAACAAGAATAGTGCAATCGTATGAGCAGGtctgatattttataagattctttcttttttcaaacttctttctttttctaataatatttcatctaattctaataatatttcatagaatTCAATGAGAAAGGACTCATTGTGCTCTAGTTTGAGCACAAGTAGAGCACCAAGCGCAACATCTTATGTATCATCTACAGCTTTATCACATAATTTAGAAAATGGTGATACTTGTAATACACATGAAGCTGGGAAGgtaaattcttatatatgttcgattttattttattataatttataattatgttgAACTTTGTTCAGGTAAAGAGGCTTCCTGAACCATTACCTACAAAAGCAGGTAGTGAACCTATGGTGTCTGTTCTTATACATACAACATTAATACGGGACCAAAATGGACTAGGATTTAGTATTGCCGGCGGTGAAGGTTCACCACCAGTTAAAGACAATAGTGATGTAagtgaataataaaacataaattaaatatttcaataagataatataaacaCTGAAATTTTAggctatatatatttcgaggATAACTGATGGTGGAGTTGCACAAAAAGATGGCAAGTTATTAGTTGGAGATAAAGTAATATCtgtaagtttatttttttttctttttggatatatttttgatatctacatatttatGGCTGTAACAGTTGATCCATTTTttgataacaaaatatattaacaactTATTGTTCAACATAAaccattataatttatcttcaGATTAATGGTGTTGAAATGAGAGGAGCCAAACATGAACAAGCAGTAGCTTTACTTACGGGCTTAGAAAGATTTGTTCGACTCGTTGTTGAACGTGAAATGCCATTTTCTCAAGCAAATCCAGCTACAATAGTAACTCCATCTGAGAAATCGCCTCGCGTTATTGGTGCACCTAGACCATATACAGGTTTATATAATGCTAATAGCTATATGGCAAATAGACCAGCTTACGCTGGTTATCGTCGTTCTATGGATGCTGAGAAAACTTTATCTCCAAGCCCTACTTCAAAAACACCACCACCAATAAAATCAGACATGGTGAATGCAGCACCAAAAATGAATGGCATTGGTGATCCAggaaataacgttaaaagCGTTCCTTCTGTGCCGCTTAGTCCAACAAATAGTCAAATTTATCCACAACCTGCTCCAAGACACAGTGTAACGCAGTCAATGGCAACACCAACTACTAATACTAATTCTACACCTACGTCTTCAACGGAACCTAGACCAACATCCCCGTTGGAAGATATACAGGTACCGAAGCCAATCACCAACGAGGAATTTCAGGCCATGATTCCTGCCCATTTCCTTCGACCTCCAACATCCTCACCTTCGCCAGATTCCCATCAAGGTCCTATTGTGACAGTGACAATCAAGCAACCTGACAATCTACCCGGAGATGTTAACTTTCCTCCAGCTCCTACGACAATTGGTAAAGTTACTGAAACCATCACAAAGAGTACACTCACAGAGACCGTCGTTACTAGAGTGACTGATAATCAACTGGTGCAGCCAGTTATTATTGAGGTATGTGCCTAGGTAGCTGCATGTCATACATTACATTTCTAatgttacatttaatttaatattacattaatagcatttttttctttttatatagtttttgGGTTTATCATCCTttggattatatattttatgtatgaatatcgtattttttcatccaatatgttaatttatttatttcactaTATCTTACTTCATATAATAAGCATTTACATGCTATATAATCCATAATATAATTTCCTAATGACTTTATTATACCTCTTTTTAAAGccatatccattttatattttttgcagCATCAAATTTTGATTGTAGTTGAAtgtgtaattttatttattaaggaTAAAATATGTCTGAATGTTTGCTTAtattatctgtttttttttaacttgttTCCATGCTTTGAAGGTAATTAAGAATACAAATCTTAAAgtaaattgaatgaaaatgaatttctataataatctaatttgcatgataattatgtatatctaaaaaaatataataattacgtatgtcgatattatagttcaattataaaattacatttatatcaaatttctaatttttatataattatcatattcaaGATATGAAGAATTTTTGCATgcttaaaatattcatatatacaatattacttAGTTCGAAATACGAATGCAATGCTGAATGCTCGCatattattatgtcttttataTAACTTAAGAAATGTTTTGAATAATTGTATCAAAAAATTAGTTGGGTTTTAAGTTGGTTATATGGGCAATTTATGtgcttctttaatttattcgtaCTGAGTACTTACCCTCAGACATGGAAACAggtaagtaaaataaattatttgaaaatttttcttattatgcttgctaaaaaaaatgtatgtacaaGTTGGATTCTTCACAGTTTTGTCTATAAAATCCAAATTTCTTATATTGGCCATTTTTACATAGTTAGAAACATAaaacattcatatataaatacagatgtactttttatgtttttaaatatttatcttactCCTACATtcagttaattattaatattaataaaatgttaaaattattatatatattgtacttatttgtatatgaatataaaaacaaatacaatattctatgtatttgtaaaaataaaaaagaaataaaacatattaagCTTTGttaaaattcttaattataaagtaataaatgtTTAGGATGTCGTGTTGGTGAAAGAAGGATCACTTGGATTCAGTATAATAGGAGGAACTGATCATTCCTGTACTCCATTTGGTGCAAAGGAACCTGGAATTTTCATATCTCACGTAagtattcatattatataattataattataaatataaaaatgtatattttatttgatgtaCTTACAATTACTGAGAAGTATTGTTACAAGAACATAACATATgtataagcatatatatatatatatatatatatatatatatataatattatatgtatataatattaggtTGTACCTGGTGGTATAGCAGCAAAATCTGGTAAGCTTAGAATGGGTGATAGAATACTGAAGGTAAATGGGACTGATGTAACAAAAGCAACTCATCAGGAAGCTGTAATGGAACTTTTACGACCTGGAGATCAAATTGTACTTACTGTACAGCATGATCCTCTTCCAGAAAGTTATCAGgtaagaaataattcaattttagaTATACAGtgcttacatatataattggtgatttttcatattatattaatttatttaattaacaatataatgaaaaaatttgatataaaaatacaaatacttgtatttttatattatatattattatatatttaaatgataaaaatgtatatgtaaatattacttAACAGATCATCTTcttaaataatctttatatataattcataattgtaaattttatacaattaataagttatagatctatttatatatatttttaatagtattacaagttttttttttttttttttttttttttttttttttttttattaacatcttTTAAAAGAAGCTTACCGCTACCTATCCATTTTTCATAGAGGTGAAACACGCTTTCCAAGTATGCTTGGATTgagtatttaaatttatatcacagttatatttattttttataaacctaatttttcttatttcataatattgaaaagagaaacactATATCtgatgtatttttatatatactggatacttattgtttttttattgttgtaaaaaatatgtttttctgCAATAATTGTAACATTGCGCTTGTAtgtcacatatatacataatacatgtgtattatatagatgatcttcgattttatttagcgattttatttttttttcttttttttcttttattatgctTGTGCTAATAAATGCCTGTAAATTGCAATGAATGGCACTCGATAGTTTACCTATTTTCCTTACTTaatgcaatttttttataatttgtccTACAAGCTGGTCGAAATAGAGTACATCCCTGTGACAGTAAGTACTCAATGCATTTGACCtgttattttgattttaaatattttgcttCCTCCTACACCAAGGCTGTAAACAAGCTCAGCACTGATTCACAGATGATTGCTTATGTCTAGGCAAAACTTTTAGAGAATCATAGTGTTCTTTTTAAATGCTTCCTATGCTTTATATCATTTGTAcaatcataaatttattaaatatttatatttcataaaagtaTAGAAAATTGCTTAAAGTCataaaaaacgaagaataaaaaccacaaatttacatatatatggtataatatttctatgtctaaaaaattgtttaaaatatttaataaaataattatttatataatatataaaatatattataaataaatatcaaaaaatacatctgtcaaaaataaataataatgtattattactttttaggaattagtaattataaaagaacCAGGAGAAAAGTTGGGAATGCATATTAAAGGAGGACTTAGAGGTCAAAAAGGCAACCCCCTTGATCATACAGATGAAGGagtttttatatctaaaattaATTCAGGTGGAGCAGCTAAAAGAGATGGAAGATTAAAggtaaatcaattaaaatttaataaaagttgttcttctcaaatattttattatttatatattaaaaatacattatttggACAGGTTGGCATGAGGTTACTAGAAGTAAATGGAACATCGTTATTGGGTGCAACTCATCAAGAAGCTGTAAACATTCTCCGGTGCTCAGGAAATACAATCACTTTGGTGGTTTGTAAAGGTTATGACAAAAATGAAGTTGAGTCAGTATTACCTTTATCCGATGGCAGAGATTCTAAAGAATCGAGAGTTTCACGAGAGTTTAAAGATCCAGCTACAGATGACATCAAATCATTATCGCAAAGTATATCTAGCTTAGATCGTGATGATGAAGAAGCTGCAACACTTAGACAAGAACAGGAAATGAAAGCCGAGCTTGTAGCATGGGAACAAGAAGAGAGGGAGCGAGCTTTAATTGAACAAAGGGAAAAATCTACTCCTGAGAAAGTAAGTTACACTccattaatatctatttaaagtatttttcaaaacgtatgcttaaaaataatcattttatgttAAAGGTTCTAGATGTAGTGAGAGCAGCAGAATCTCTAGTACATAAATCAAATAGTCCAGTTGATATGGTCGTACCACCGAAGTCCCCAAGTGGTACAAAGGATCTCAAGACTACCACAATCGTGATGAGTAAA is a genomic window containing:
- the LOC124947212 gene encoding protein lap4 isoform X3 — its product is MFRYIPIFKGCNRQVEYVDKRHCSLPSVPDDILRYSRSLEELLLDANHIRELPKNFFRLQRLRKLGLSDNEIGRLPPDIQNFENLVELDVSRNDIPDIPENIKNLQALQIADFSSNPIPRLPAGFVELRNLTILGLNDMSLAKLPPDFGSLEALQSLELRENLLKVLPESLSKLSKLERLDLGDNELEELPAHIGKLPALQELWLDHNQLQHLPPEIGELKTLACLDVSENRLEDLPEEISGLESLTDLHLSQNVIEKLPDGIGDLKKLTILKVDQNRLSTLNPNIGRCENLQELILTENFLLELPASVGNLLNLNNLNVDRNSLQTLPTEIGNLKQLGVLSLRNNKLKFLPIEVGQCLSLHVLDVSGNRLQYLPYSLITLNLKAVWLSENQAQPMLTFQNDVDEETGEKVLTCFLLPQLEYHPDDSGRLGTLVGIRTTVQGDIPELSDDEGWQEREASRTHSVKFTDEPPEADKETPFVRQNTPHPKELKAKAHKLFSKGRNDSRSGSTDEQDVSQTFGLDKTESETSIKPNEEVQNIIEQDQFSEHEVSRGEQKELETLPDSTDTQTNNETAAFSSQGATEPTVNTGSDGTISDLKGKDDDESETEDMQRHVEFSVIEDTDYEGSGETSKPNRLHRRDTPHHLKNKRIHTAIDKEKVASLIAQALMKKSDETPTTIVPEQAESSENIDVHSQGATSDVEPTLEVREEQYEIHIERTTGGLGLSIAGGIGSTPFKGDDEGIFISRVTEGGPADLAGLRVGDKVISVNGVSVVNVDHYDAVEVLKACGRVLILVVLREVTRIVQSYEQNSMRKDSLCSSLSTSRAPSATSYVSSTALSHNLENGDTCNTHEAGKVKRLPEPLPTKAGSEPMVSVLIHTTLIRDQNGLGFSIAGGEGSPPVKDNSDAIYISRITDGGVAQKDGKLLVGDKVISINGVEMRGAKHEQAVALLTGLERFVRLVVEREMPFSQANPATIVTPSEKSPRVIGAPRPYTGLYNANSYMANRPAYAGYRRSMDAEKTLSPSPTSKTPPPIKSDMVNAAPKMNGIGDPGNNVKSVPSVPLSPTNSQIYPQPAPRHSVTQSMATPTTNTNSTPTSSTEPRPTSPLEDIQVPKPITNEEFQAMIPAHFLRPPTSSPSPDSHQGPIVTVTIKQPDNLPGDVNFPPAPTTIGKVTETITKSTLTETVVTRVTDNQLVQPVIIEDVVLVKEGSLGFSIIGGTDHSCTPFGAKEPGIFISHVVPGGIAAKSGKLRMGDRILKVNGTDVTKATHQEAVMELLRPGDQIVLTVQHDPLPESYQELVIIKEPGEKLGMHIKGGLRGQKGNPLDHTDEGVFISKINSGGAAKRDGRLKVGMRLLEVNGTSLLGATHQEAVNILRCSGNTITLVVCKGYDKNEVESVLPLSDGRDSKESRVSREFKDPATDDIKSLSQSISSLDRDDEEAATLRQEQEMKAELVAWEQEERERALIEQREKSTPEKVLDVVRAAESLVHKSNSPVDMVVPPKSPSGTKDLKTTTIVMSKHTLAPQNPTWKEKIGASMDCSSTKSPVSTLTTTANFNRSASTQTLPSPKKKNFTVPKRSITFADLPPVSKESTVGVPFSPTVRYKSISKELFPSMHETFLTQSQISSYPKKTYQNPVQNTQPRFQLPPTPMTAPEYVGKLSSSTCFNKRQIARSVDGKVQVELSPTSSPSPSPVKMSVSDKKKLFESAMEEHLKPSPKPEKVFSFLSQDEVEKMKQEEEKKIATLTRDELKSWAQLDENEGLEDLEDTIDQDDRRPNSRLSSRSSVTLLQNVPSTVRTAKAERRLKERMIQEGLISDEDEESHLTPAEQRALRAEKRAAWRQARLKSLEQDALQAQIVIKKMSEMMDTTDKAETLEDRTDADHISDQEKITEFTTLRPSSADFPKLAVRSKVGPPKEIRESEKIVDEKVTRRTEEYVDEVTGERRVRTVEYVEKLIERQVETLREKIISLELSNAEDEIESITGTGASDAESENEELASQRSGTDMLQEKADSLTSASVTEGAASKQNTNIIVTMTKKKKRKQGRKKNRH